The following coding sequences are from one Anaerolineae bacterium window:
- a CDS encoding amidohydrolase family protein, which yields EQYEHWGLLGPRVLASQCVQIDAHEIALLAERGVSVSHMPLSNCEVGGGFSPVPEMLAAGVPVSLGTDGYINNFFEVMRGAFLMHKARLLDPTTMPAPLVWKMATTHGAQALGLKHTGRLAEGCAADLITIELDLPTPAEPHNLYDQLILWRNPQHVRNVMVAGRFLMRDGEIPGADEAGLRARTRQAARALWEKAS from the coding sequence GAGCAGTACGAGCATTGGGGACTGCTGGGGCCGCGCGTGCTGGCCTCCCAATGCGTGCAGATCGACGCGCATGAGATCGCCCTGCTGGCCGAGCGCGGCGTCTCGGTCTCCCATATGCCGCTGAGCAACTGCGAGGTGGGCGGGGGATTCAGCCCAGTGCCGGAGATGCTGGCCGCCGGCGTGCCGGTCTCCCTGGGCACCGACGGCTACATCAACAACTTCTTCGAGGTGATGCGCGGCGCCTTCCTGATGCATAAGGCGCGCCTGCTGGACCCCACGACCATGCCGGCACCGCTGGTGTGGAAGATGGCCACCACGCACGGGGCGCAGGCATTGGGCCTGAAGCACACCGGCCGGCTGGCCGAGGGCTGCGCGGCGGACCTGATCACCATCGAGCTGGACCTGCCCACGCCGGCGGAGCCGCATAATCTTTACGACCAACTGATCCTCTGGCGCAACCCCCAGCATGTGCGCAACGTGATGGTAGCCGGCCGCTTCCTCATGCGCGATGGAGAGATACCCGGCGCGGACGAAGCCGGCCTGCGCGCCCGCACGCGCCAGGCGGCACGCGCCCTGTGGGAAAAAGCGTCCTGA
- a CDS encoding ABC transporter permease, with product MEDERTRRMRAESPWRIALRILVRNRVAMSGLAILVMMSLLAVLAPAIAPYDPDAVDILHQLEAPSKTHILGTDLYGRDIFSRILYGGRITLVVGLIAVGIAASIGIVLGLIAGFYGGAVDSIIMRLVDVLLAFPRILLALSIVGMLGPGLLNVMVAVGIAGITGYARLVRGSVLSAKENVYVEAARVVGCPDHIILRRHLLPNIIGPVIVLATLDVASAILSASSLSFLGLGVQPPTAEWGAMLNEGRQYLRTAPWITLFPGLAIMISVLSINMLGDGLRDALDPRMKI from the coding sequence ATGGAGGATGAACGCACGCGCCGCATGCGGGCGGAAAGCCCGTGGCGCATTGCCCTGCGCATCCTGGTGCGCAACCGGGTGGCGATGAGCGGCCTGGCCATCCTGGTAATGATGTCTTTGCTGGCTGTCCTAGCGCCGGCCATCGCCCCTTACGACCCGGATGCCGTGGACATCTTGCATCAGCTTGAGGCGCCCAGCAAAACCCATATCTTGGGCACGGATTTATACGGCCGTGATATCTTCAGCCGTATTTTATACGGCGGCCGCATTACCCTGGTGGTCGGATTGATTGCGGTGGGCATCGCCGCCAGCATTGGCATCGTGCTCGGGCTGATCGCCGGCTTTTATGGCGGCGCCGTGGATTCCATCATCATGCGCCTGGTGGATGTCCTGCTGGCCTTCCCGCGCATCCTGCTGGCGTTGAGCATCGTGGGTATGCTGGGGCCGGGCCTGCTGAACGTGATGGTGGCGGTGGGCATCGCCGGCATCACCGGCTACGCGCGCCTGGTGCGCGGCTCGGTGCTCAGCGCGAAGGAAAACGTGTACGTGGAGGCCGCCCGGGTGGTGGGATGCCCGGACCATATCATCTTGCGCCGGCATCTGCTCCCCAACATCATCGGTCCGGTGATCGTGCTGGCCACCCTGGACGTGGCCTCGGCGATCCTGTCCGCATCTTCGTTGAGCTTTCTCGGGCTGGGGGTACAGCCGCCCACCGCCGAATGGGGCGCCATGCTGAATGAGGGCCGGCAGTACCTGCGCACGGCGCCGTGGATCACCCTCTTCCCGGGACTGGCCATTATGATATCGGTCTTGTCTATCAACATGCTGGGGGATGGCCTGCGCGACGCCCTGGACCCCCGCATGAAGATTTGA
- a CDS encoding FAD-binding oxidoreductase, translating to MPSLKEDLTAVCGPERVSDKLVDRICYTRDCGPSPGGVPGYVVRPVSTEEVAGIVRAANRHKTPIFVWGRSTTFIGNGIREGCILMAMDLMRAIEKIDLERKLVVVQPGAVWHAVDVELNKLGWELGVPGPGGMFSCSIGGSVAYNAVPHGLAEYGMTGEHVAGLEVVLPNGEILHTGSGANEPAGHPHFERYANGPDLTGLFIGSCGVFGIITKVYFRIRRIPEAEEFAFYGFDSVDRAVDAAQSIQQQEAATHLVGLFGGPKPAGYEQYDAFLHIVVRDSRLRAGERRRIAEAVCEAHGGHPLDSNATRRYWTEHMYSWLRNMPPDYYYGNRPYTCPEVAGFIPTQAVKDAIAYLRQDAVEHAEEFQHYDIRIKCYDVYFSRNGAFIWIDTLYPELDERSWRYGLALRERYTDELMRRYMSPGGILQALAPVVMPKLGAGFELMKALKRTLDPNYILNPGVLLMEPEDTPQVTPEVAW from the coding sequence ATGCCAAGTTTGAAGGAAGACCTGACAGCGGTATGCGGTCCGGAGCGCGTCAGCGACAAGCTGGTGGACCGCATCTGCTACACACGCGACTGCGGCCCCAGCCCGGGCGGCGTGCCGGGCTACGTGGTGCGGCCGGTATCGACAGAAGAGGTCGCCGGCATCGTGCGGGCCGCCAACCGCCACAAGACGCCCATCTTCGTCTGGGGCCGCTCCACCACCTTCATCGGTAACGGCATCCGCGAAGGATGCATCCTGATGGCCATGGACCTGATGCGCGCCATCGAGAAGATTGACCTGGAGCGGAAGCTGGTGGTGGTACAGCCGGGCGCCGTCTGGCATGCCGTGGATGTGGAGCTGAACAAGCTGGGCTGGGAGCTGGGGGTGCCGGGGCCGGGCGGCATGTTCTCCTGCTCCATCGGCGGCTCGGTGGCCTATAACGCCGTGCCGCACGGCCTGGCGGAATACGGCATGACCGGCGAGCATGTCGCCGGCCTGGAGGTGGTGCTCCCCAACGGCGAAATCCTGCACACCGGCAGTGGTGCCAACGAGCCGGCCGGCCACCCCCATTTCGAGCGCTACGCCAACGGCCCCGACCTTACCGGCCTCTTCATCGGCTCCTGCGGCGTGTTCGGCATTATCACCAAAGTCTATTTCCGCATCCGGCGCATCCCGGAAGCGGAGGAGTTCGCCTTTTACGGCTTTGACAGCGTAGACCGGGCGGTGGACGCCGCGCAGTCCATCCAACAGCAGGAGGCCGCCACCCATCTGGTGGGGCTGTTCGGCGGCCCGAAGCCGGCCGGCTACGAACAGTACGACGCCTTCCTGCACATCGTAGTGCGGGACTCGCGCCTGCGGGCCGGCGAGCGCCGGCGCATCGCCGAGGCGGTCTGCGAGGCGCACGGCGGACACCCTCTGGACAGCAACGCCACGCGCCGCTATTGGACCGAGCACATGTACTCCTGGCTGCGCAACATGCCGCCCGATTATTACTACGGCAACCGACCGTACACCTGCCCGGAGGTGGCCGGCTTCATCCCCACCCAGGCCGTCAAGGACGCCATCGCCTACCTGCGGCAGGATGCCGTCGAGCACGCCGAGGAGTTCCAGCACTACGACATCCGCATCAAGTGCTATGACGTCTATTTCTCCCGCAACGGCGCCTTCATCTGGATCGACACCTTGTACCCGGAGCTGGACGAGCGCTCCTGGCGCTACGGCCTGGCCCTGCGCGAGCGCTATACCGATGAGCTGATGCGGCGCTATATGTCCCCGGGCGGCATCCTGCAGGCGCTGGCGCCGGTGGTCATGCCCAAGCTGGGCGCCGGCTTCGAGCTTATGAAGGCGCTGAAGCGCACGCTGGACCCGAACTACATCCTCAACCCCGGGGTGCTCCTGATGGAGCCGGAAGATACCCCGCAGGTGACGCCGGAGGTGGCATGGTGA
- a CDS encoding (Fe-S)-binding protein produces the protein MVRQETTAPAGEAVRSSQRHIDALKAIIYQCNRCGQCLDFSTLGLAAKCPAYWGGLFESYASRGKFNIARALVDGLIDYDEELARRVYSCTECRACAENCFKYLDTTAIFTAMKQDLAELGLIPENYRRALEGEMGLDVVHNVYQAPHAERLAWLSHEERVDRPARTAFFVGCTSSYVRQNMAIDTAETLELLGVDYTVLSDEWCCGHPYIAAGLLDKARQSLEHTIELYQRLGVERVVFNCPGCLKTFKHDAPRLLERRLPFEPLHILEEIARLAEEGEIRFRPVSPKIVVTYHDSCTLGRWLGVYEAPRQILRHIPGVSVREMRRNRNLAYCCGAGGLIRFDYPNISTRAGEERLREAEETGADTLVTSCPACLMQFQQTRNKLRSPMRVVDITQLIWEQIDVPGKPQ, from the coding sequence ATGGTGAGACAGGAAACGACTGCGCCGGCTGGGGAGGCCGTTCGCTCCTCCCAACGGCACATTGACGCGCTCAAAGCGATCATCTACCAGTGCAACCGCTGTGGCCAGTGTCTCGATTTCTCCACCCTGGGGCTGGCGGCCAAATGTCCCGCCTATTGGGGCGGCCTGTTCGAATCCTATGCCTCGCGCGGCAAGTTCAACATCGCCCGCGCCCTGGTGGACGGCCTGATCGATTATGATGAGGAGCTGGCGCGCCGCGTGTACAGTTGCACCGAATGCCGCGCCTGCGCCGAGAACTGCTTCAAGTACCTGGATACCACCGCCATCTTCACCGCCATGAAGCAGGACCTGGCGGAGCTAGGCCTCATCCCGGAGAATTACCGGCGCGCCCTGGAAGGCGAGATGGGGTTAGATGTAGTGCACAACGTCTATCAGGCCCCGCATGCGGAACGGTTGGCCTGGCTGTCGCACGAGGAGCGGGTGGACCGACCGGCCCGCACCGCTTTCTTCGTCGGCTGTACCTCTTCCTACGTGCGCCAGAACATGGCCATTGATACCGCCGAGACGCTGGAACTGCTGGGGGTGGATTACACCGTATTGAGCGATGAGTGGTGCTGTGGCCATCCGTACATCGCCGCCGGCCTGCTCGATAAGGCGCGCCAGAGCCTGGAGCACACCATCGAGCTGTATCAGCGGCTGGGGGTGGAGCGCGTGGTCTTCAACTGTCCGGGCTGTCTGAAGACCTTCAAGCACGACGCGCCGCGCCTGCTGGAGCGCCGGCTCCCCTTCGAACCGCTCCACATCCTGGAAGAAATCGCCCGGCTGGCGGAGGAAGGGGAGATCCGCTTCCGGCCCGTCTCCCCGAAGATTGTCGTCACCTATCATGATTCCTGCACGCTGGGGCGCTGGCTGGGAGTATATGAGGCGCCGCGGCAGATTCTGCGGCACATCCCCGGGGTTTCGGTGCGCGAGATGCGCCGCAACCGCAATTTGGCCTACTGCTGTGGGGCCGGCGGCCTGATCCGCTTCGATTATCCCAACATCTCGACACGCGCCGGCGAAGAACGCCTGCGCGAGGCGGAGGAGACCGGCGCGGATACCTTGGTGACCTCCTGTCCTGCCTGCCTGATGCAGTTCCAGCAGACGCGCAACAAACTGCGCAGTCCCATGCGGGTGGTGGACATCACCCAGCTCATTTGGGAGCAGATTGACGTACCGGGCAAACCCCAATAA
- a CDS encoding ABC transporter permease, whose protein sequence is MLRYIQRRLLIMIPVLWGVVTLVFFLMYMLPGDPAATILAQSGGKAEAIEKLREQLGLNDPLPVQYVRFLSNAVRGDFGNSIFLRQPVMQIIAENLPATIELAIGALVVALAIGFSMGILAALKCNTWVDRLCMLTAIAGVSMPNFWLALLIMYLISAINTYYGVLILPITGQGGIQHLIVPSIVLGFAVSGSLARLVRSSMLEVLRQEYITTARAKGLSRRVVILRHALRNALIPVVTMLGLQFGYLLGGTVIIETVFSRRGLGRTIVDAIVWKDLPVVQGAVFVTATTYMLVNLLVDISYAVIDPRIRYS, encoded by the coding sequence ATGCTTCGATACATCCAGCGGCGTCTGCTGATCATGATCCCTGTGCTGTGGGGCGTCGTCACCCTGGTCTTCTTCCTGATGTACATGCTCCCCGGCGACCCAGCGGCGACCATCCTGGCCCAATCCGGCGGCAAGGCAGAGGCCATTGAGAAACTGCGCGAGCAGTTAGGCCTGAATGATCCTCTGCCGGTACAGTACGTGCGGTTTTTGAGCAACGCGGTGCGCGGCGATTTCGGCAATTCCATCTTCCTGCGCCAACCGGTGATGCAGATTATCGCCGAGAATCTGCCGGCCACTATCGAGCTGGCCATCGGGGCGCTGGTAGTCGCGCTGGCTATCGGCTTCAGCATGGGCATCCTGGCCGCCCTGAAGTGCAACACCTGGGTGGACCGGCTGTGCATGCTGACGGCTATCGCCGGCGTCTCCATGCCCAACTTCTGGCTGGCCCTGCTCATCATGTACCTCATCAGCGCCATCAACACCTATTACGGCGTGCTCATCCTCCCTATCACCGGACAGGGGGGCATCCAACACCTGATTGTGCCATCTATTGTCCTAGGGTTTGCGGTCTCCGGCTCGCTGGCGCGCCTGGTGCGCTCCAGCATGCTGGAGGTCCTGCGGCAGGAATACATCACCACGGCGCGCGCCAAGGGCCTCAGCCGGCGGGTGGTCATCCTGCGGCACGCCCTGCGCAACGCCCTGATCCCGGTGGTCACCATGCTGGGCCTGCAGTTCGGCTATCTACTGGGCGGGACGGTGATCATCGAGACGGTATTCTCCCGCCGCGGGCTGGGGCGCACGATCGTGGACGCCATCGTCTGGAAGGACCTGCCGGTGGTGCAGGGAGCGGTGTTCGTCACCGCTACCACGTATATGCTGGTGAACCTGCTGGTGGACATCTCGTACGCGGTCATTGACCCGCGTATTCGCTATAGCTGA
- a CDS encoding amidohydrolase, with translation MTILIQNASFIVCDANRVLQDQDLLIEGNRIAGIGRFTPQPEWDIIPGCGRAVMPGLINAHTHLYQNFLKGLNDGVSLVDWCARVLYPAADVIHTDHWQAHDERLGYAWSLAGALEMIQNGTTCCINMDMTMDAVFQAWLDIGFRGVGAVTLVDQWIPECLRREPALMRQEALGYVERWHGVPADSPRIHTMLAPSTPFLASPALLRWTAGQRDRLGLRVQIHVAETRYEVEQIAQTAGTTPLRYLERFGLVDERLTAVHCVHMDEEDLELLRRRGVVVVHNPKSNLKLGSGIAPVPRMLELGIPVALANDGAASNDLLDMFEEMRCAALIQKGAAENPAVLSARQVFRMATEYGAQACGIPAGVLEVGRLADVVIVNLRRPHLVPVHDIINTLVYCAKGSDVETVIIDGRVVMRERQLQTMNEDDIIAMAEERGQDLRRRSLQSPLFPGHKHAEE, from the coding sequence ATGACCATTCTCATCCAGAACGCCTCCTTCATCGTCTGTGATGCGAACCGCGTCCTGCAGGACCAGGACCTGCTTATCGAGGGCAATCGCATCGCCGGCATCGGCCGCTTCACACCCCAACCGGAGTGGGATATTATACCCGGCTGTGGTCGGGCCGTCATGCCAGGCCTCATCAATGCCCATACTCACCTCTATCAGAACTTCTTGAAAGGCCTGAACGACGGCGTCTCACTGGTGGACTGGTGCGCGCGGGTGCTCTATCCCGCCGCTGACGTCATCCATACTGACCATTGGCAGGCTCACGATGAGCGCCTGGGCTATGCCTGGTCACTGGCCGGCGCGCTGGAGATGATCCAGAACGGCACCACCTGCTGTATCAACATGGACATGACCATGGACGCCGTCTTCCAGGCCTGGCTGGATATCGGTTTCCGGGGCGTCGGGGCGGTCACCCTGGTGGACCAGTGGATACCGGAATGCCTGCGGAGGGAGCCGGCGCTCATGCGCCAGGAGGCGCTGGGATACGTGGAGCGCTGGCACGGCGTGCCGGCCGACAGCCCCCGCATCCATACCATGCTGGCGCCCTCCACCCCGTTCCTGGCCAGCCCAGCGCTCTTGCGCTGGACGGCGGGACAGCGCGACCGGCTGGGCCTGCGCGTCCAAATCCATGTGGCGGAGACCCGCTACGAGGTGGAGCAGATTGCGCAAACCGCCGGCACCACCCCCCTGCGCTATCTGGAGCGCTTCGGCCTGGTGGACGAGCGGCTCACTGCCGTGCACTGCGTGCATATGGACGAGGAGGACCTGGAGCTTCTGCGCCGGCGCGGGGTCGTCGTCGTCCACAACCCGAAAAGCAACCTGAAGCTCGGGAGCGGCATCGCGCCGGTGCCCCGCATGCTGGAGCTGGGCATCCCGGTGGCGCTGGCCAACGACGGCGCCGCTTCCAACGACCTGCTGGATATGTTCGAGGAAATGCGCTGTGCGGCGCTGATCCAGAAAGGAGCGGCGGAAAACCCGGCGGTGCTCTCGGCGCGCCAGGTCTTCCGCATGGCGACGGAATACGGCGCCCAGGCCTGCGGCATCCCCGCCGGCGTGCTCGAGGTCGGCCGGCTGGCCGATGTGGTCATCGTGAACCTGCGCCGGCCGCATCTGGTGCCGGTGCATGATATCATCAACACGCTGGTCTACTGCGCCAAAGGCTCCGATGTGGAGACGGTCATCATTGACGGCCGCGTGGTAATGCGCGAGCGCCAATTGCAGACCATGAACGAGGACGATATCATTGCTATGGCCGAGGAACGGGGGCAGGATCTGCGCCGGCGAAGCCTGCAAAGCCCCCTTTTCCCGGGCCATAAGCATGCGGAGGAGTAA
- a CDS encoding ABC transporter substrate-binding protein, with protein MLRYRLMVGVVLVALVAGLIAGCAQPATPQVVTVKETVVVEKEVPVEKEVVKTVVVEKVVTPTPAPKGGELTYGLTLIVSDIDPHSGASSELGIFLTSVYDPLVWRDQEGNFHPGLAKKWEISEDGKVYTFYLRDDVKFHDGTPFNAQAVKFNFDRITNPNFKSNKAKYMMGPYDHTEVVDDYTVKVYFKEPYAPFLDSVSQVYLAIASPKALQEWGDEKYREHQVGTGPFMMAEYVAKDHIVLVKNPDYNWAPEFMMHQGPAYLDKITFRFYPDAATRAPALESGEVQIMGEIPPVDANRLMADPRFVIYPVEIPGQSLQFFINTSKPPTDDLRVRQALLYGLDREAIINGIFRALSPIAHGPLGRKTPGYTSQVEGMYPFDLEKAKQLLADAGWKDTNGDGILDKGGQDLALNTILMTWGYLPEIGTAMQGLYRQLGVKLETQVLTYPAALEAASKNEHHLIPMAISSSDPDILSSYFHSRNIEKGFSWSRFPDPELDQWLDEGARTTDWNKRAELYAKAQVRIMEQALIIPIRDYVNLNGASAKVKGLRYSLQGWFPWLYDVYIEQ; from the coding sequence ATGTTGCGCTATCGTCTGATGGTGGGAGTGGTGCTGGTGGCGCTGGTGGCCGGCCTGATCGCCGGCTGTGCCCAGCCGGCCACACCGCAGGTGGTGACGGTCAAGGAGACCGTCGTGGTGGAGAAGGAAGTCCCTGTCGAGAAAGAGGTGGTCAAGACGGTGGTGGTGGAGAAGGTCGTCACCCCTACGCCGGCCCCCAAAGGGGGCGAGCTGACCTACGGCCTGACCCTCATCGTCTCCGACATTGATCCCCATTCGGGCGCTTCCTCCGAGCTGGGCATCTTCCTCACCAGCGTCTATGACCCGCTGGTCTGGCGCGATCAGGAGGGCAATTTCCACCCCGGCCTGGCCAAGAAGTGGGAGATCTCCGAGGACGGCAAGGTCTACACCTTCTACCTGCGCGACGACGTCAAGTTCCATGACGGCACCCCCTTCAACGCGCAGGCGGTCAAGTTCAACTTCGACCGCATCACCAACCCGAACTTCAAGTCCAACAAGGCCAAATACATGATGGGGCCGTATGACCACACCGAGGTGGTGGACGACTACACGGTCAAGGTCTACTTCAAGGAGCCGTACGCGCCCTTCCTCGATTCGGTCAGCCAGGTGTACCTGGCCATCGCCTCCCCAAAGGCTCTGCAGGAATGGGGCGATGAGAAATATCGCGAGCATCAGGTGGGCACCGGGCCGTTTATGATGGCGGAATACGTGGCCAAGGATCACATCGTCCTGGTCAAGAACCCCGACTACAACTGGGCGCCGGAGTTCATGATGCATCAGGGGCCGGCCTACCTGGACAAGATCACCTTCCGCTTCTATCCGGACGCCGCCACCCGTGCGCCGGCGCTCGAATCCGGCGAGGTCCAGATCATGGGCGAGATCCCGCCGGTGGACGCCAACCGCCTGATGGCCGACCCGCGCTTCGTCATCTATCCAGTGGAAATCCCCGGCCAGTCGCTCCAGTTCTTCATCAACACCTCCAAGCCGCCCACGGATGACCTGCGGGTGCGCCAGGCCCTGCTCTACGGCCTGGACCGCGAGGCCATCATCAACGGCATCTTCCGCGCCCTCTCGCCCATTGCACACGGTCCGCTGGGGCGCAAGACGCCGGGCTACACCTCCCAGGTGGAGGGCATGTACCCCTTTGACCTGGAGAAGGCGAAGCAGCTGCTGGCGGACGCCGGCTGGAAAGACACCAACGGCGACGGCATCCTGGACAAGGGCGGCCAGGACCTGGCCCTCAACACCATCCTGATGACCTGGGGCTACCTGCCGGAGATCGGCACGGCCATGCAGGGCCTCTACCGCCAACTGGGCGTCAAGCTGGAGACGCAGGTGCTGACCTATCCAGCGGCGCTGGAGGCGGCCAGCAAGAACGAGCACCATCTCATCCCCATGGCCATCAGCAGCAGCGACCCGGACATCCTTTCCAGCTACTTCCACTCCCGCAACATCGAGAAGGGCTTCTCCTGGTCGCGCTTCCCCGATCCGGAGCTGGACCAGTGGCTGGATGAGGGCGCCCGCACCACCGATTGGAACAAGCGTGCCGAGCTGTACGCCAAGGCCCAGGTGCGCATCATGGAGCAGGCGCTCATCATCCCCATCCGCGACTACGTGAACCTGAACGGCGCCAGCGCCAAGGTGAAGGGCCTGCGCTACAGCCTGCAGGGCTGGTTCCCCTGGCTGTACGACGTGTACATCGAGCAGTAA